A single window of Thalassomonas viridans DNA harbors:
- the alr gene encoding alanine racemase, with amino-acid sequence MTLTTATAVIDRQALVENFNRVKAFAPKAKVLAVLKANGYGHGLELIARALPQADAFGVARLDEALALRAAGVIKPIVLLEGFFSEQELPILVVNNLQTIIHNREQLNALTRTQLEKPLKVWLKVDTGMHRLGINPEEFDTFYRALSASSNVDPDIVLMSHLGCADDESNPVTNTQLALFEQLTQGYNNEKSLANSAGCYAWPQTQFDWIRPGLILYGVSPMAEPEQDAQTLGIKPVMTLQSSLIAVRSLKAGEAVGYGGAWISPEDTNIGVIAIGYGDGYPRHAENGTPVLVNGRRVPLVGRVSMDMITVDLGKDSCDQVGDLAILWGQGLPVEEIALHATTIPYELLCNITRRVQVEVV; translated from the coding sequence GTGACGTTAACAACTGCAACGGCGGTAATCGATCGCCAGGCCCTGGTGGAAAATTTCAACCGGGTCAAAGCCTTTGCCCCTAAGGCCAAGGTGTTGGCGGTACTGAAAGCCAACGGTTACGGTCACGGCCTGGAGCTTATTGCCCGGGCCTTGCCCCAAGCGGATGCCTTTGGCGTTGCCCGCCTCGATGAAGCCCTGGCGCTGCGCGCTGCCGGCGTAATAAAACCTATTGTCTTACTGGAAGGTTTTTTTTCCGAGCAGGAACTGCCGATTCTGGTGGTGAATAACCTGCAAACCATTATTCACAACCGTGAACAGCTTAATGCCCTGACCCGGACCCAACTGGAAAAGCCGCTAAAGGTCTGGCTCAAGGTTGATACCGGCATGCACCGGCTGGGCATCAATCCTGAAGAGTTTGACACTTTCTACCGGGCGCTTTCGGCAAGCAGCAATGTTGACCCGGATATAGTGTTGATGAGCCATTTGGGCTGCGCCGACGATGAAAGCAATCCCGTTACCAATACCCAGCTGGCGTTATTTGAGCAATTAACCCAAGGCTATAACAATGAAAAGTCGCTGGCCAATTCCGCCGGTTGTTATGCCTGGCCGCAAACCCAGTTCGACTGGATCCGCCCGGGACTGATTTTATACGGGGTATCGCCAATGGCGGAGCCGGAGCAAGATGCGCAAACCCTGGGGATTAAGCCTGTGATGACCCTGCAATCGAGCCTGATAGCGGTACGCTCCCTCAAGGCCGGGGAAGCCGTAGGTTATGGCGGCGCCTGGATAAGCCCGGAAGATACCAATATCGGCGTGATCGCCATAGGTTACGGCGACGGTTATCCCCGCCACGCCGAAAACGGCACTCCGGTATTGGTGAATGGCCGCCGCGTGCCGCTGGTCGGGCGGGTATCCATGGATATGATCACGGTTGATCTTGGTAAAGACTCCTGCGATCAGGTGGGTGATTTGGCGATCTTATGGGGGCAGGGCTTACCGGTGGAAGAAATTGCCTTGCATGCCACGACTATACCTTATGAATTGTTATGTAATATCACCCGGCGGGTACAGGTAGAAGTGGTGTGA
- the dnaB gene encoding replicative DNA helicase: MAERKAPKFTKDKDFIRDKQVDELKVPPHSLEAEQSVIGGLLLDNDTWDRVSERVVAPDFYSRAHRVIFESIGALIELGEPVDLITLSESLENDQKLEDAGGFVYLAEMMKNTPSAANITAYAEIVRERAVTREMISVANEIAEAGYDTQGRTSADLLDFAETKVFKIAEQRANKSEGPENISSVLEKTVDRIEKLYQQPHDGVTGVSTGFADLDKMTAGMQPSDLIIVAARPSMGKTTFAMNLAENAAMMQDKPALIFSLEMPSEQLMMRMLASLGRIDQTKIRTGQLDDEDWARLSSTMGLLMEKGQMYIDDAAGLTPTDVRSRARRIARDHGGLSLIMIDYLQLMRVPALADNRTLEISEISRSLKALAKELEVPVIALSQLNRSLEQRADKRPVNSDLRESGAIEQDADLIMFIYRDEVYHDDSEFKGMAEIIIGKQRNGPIGRVPLTFQGQFSRFDNYAGPHVLDED, translated from the coding sequence ATGGCCGAGCGCAAGGCACCTAAATTTACAAAAGACAAAGACTTTATCCGCGACAAGCAGGTAGATGAATTAAAAGTACCGCCGCACTCGCTTGAAGCCGAGCAATCTGTCATCGGTGGCTTGCTGCTGGACAACGACACCTGGGATAGGGTGAGTGAAAGGGTGGTTGCCCCGGACTTTTACAGTCGGGCTCACAGAGTAATTTTTGAATCTATCGGCGCTCTGATCGAACTGGGCGAGCCGGTGGATCTGATCACCTTGTCGGAATCGCTGGAAAACGATCAAAAGCTTGAAGACGCCGGCGGTTTTGTTTATCTCGCCGAGATGATGAAAAACACCCCGAGTGCCGCCAACATTACCGCTTATGCGGAAATCGTGCGCGAGCGTGCGGTTACCCGGGAAATGATCAGTGTCGCCAATGAAATAGCCGAAGCCGGCTATGACACCCAGGGGCGCACCAGTGCCGATTTACTTGATTTTGCCGAAACCAAGGTTTTTAAAATTGCCGAACAAAGGGCCAATAAATCCGAGGGACCGGAAAACATTAGCTCGGTACTGGAAAAAACTGTCGATCGTATCGAAAAGCTTTACCAACAGCCCCACGACGGTGTTACCGGGGTATCAACCGGTTTTGCCGATCTGGATAAAATGACTGCCGGTATGCAGCCGTCAGATTTGATCATTGTCGCCGCCCGTCCTTCTATGGGTAAAACTACCTTTGCCATGAACTTGGCGGAAAATGCCGCCATGATGCAGGATAAACCGGCACTGATCTTCAGCCTGGAGATGCCTTCAGAACAATTGATGATGAGGATGCTGGCCTCCCTTGGCCGTATTGACCAAACGAAAATCCGTACCGGTCAGCTGGATGATGAGGATTGGGCGCGGTTGTCGTCAACCATGGGCTTGCTGATGGAAAAGGGGCAGATGTATATTGATGACGCCGCCGGTTTGACCCCGACCGATGTCCGCTCCCGTGCCCGGCGTATTGCCAGGGATCACGGCGGCTTAAGCCTGATCATGATAGATTACCTGCAGTTGATGCGGGTACCGGCGCTGGCAGATAACCGTACCCTGGAAATCTCGGAAATTTCCCGTTCATTAAAAGCGCTGGCGAAAGAGCTGGAAGTGCCGGTAATCGCCCTGTCCCAGCTCAACCGTAGTTTGGAGCAACGTGCCGACAAACGCCCGGTAAACTCGGATTTGCGTGAATCGGGGGCGATCGAGCAGGATGCCGACTTGATCATGTTCATCTACCGGGATGAGGTTTACCACGACGACTCGGAATTTAAAGGCATGGCGGAAATCATTATCGGTAAGCAGCGTAACGGCCCCATCGGCCGGGTGCCGCTGACCTTTCAGGGGCAATTTTCCCGCTTTGATAACTATGCCGGCCCACATGTCTTAGATGAAGATTAA
- a CDS encoding DUF4097 family beta strand repeat-containing protein yields the protein MKVFQYILPVLLTSLTIPALAGEKIDKVLPASGDSNISIESPNGDVRITGWDKAQVSVKGELDDQAEDFIFRQNGSLIEMKVVMPHNSNNRWNEEGSDLTIFVPKDARVSFGGVSSDVKLVNLHRNIEVKTVSGDLKGENLTNHVELATVSGHIKTKQLSGKLNLSTVSGDIKDNDSSGRLQLKAVSGDIKSRSKASEVLVKSVSGEVDLNLDEVDELEISTVSGDVESGLMLKDSGIVKLSSISGDMEIKFQKDVQASFRLNASAGGELINKLTSDKAIEAKYGPGAKLQFATGNGNGSVRASTVSGNIKLSGR from the coding sequence ATGAAGGTTTTTCAATACATTTTACCGGTTCTACTGACAAGTTTAACCATACCGGCTTTGGCCGGAGAAAAAATCGATAAGGTGTTGCCCGCCTCCGGGGACAGCAATATCAGCATAGAAAGCCCTAACGGCGATGTGCGTATTACCGGCTGGGACAAGGCGCAGGTCTCGGTGAAAGGAGAGCTGGACGATCAGGCCGAAGATTTTATTTTCCGGCAAAACGGCTCGCTAATCGAAATGAAAGTGGTGATGCCCCATAACAGCAACAACCGCTGGAACGAAGAAGGTTCAGATCTCACCATTTTTGTCCCTAAAGATGCCCGGGTGAGTTTCGGCGGGGTTTCCAGTGACGTCAAACTGGTCAATTTACATCGTAATATCGAAGTGAAAACCGTCAGCGGCGACCTTAAAGGGGAAAACTTAACCAACCATGTGGAGCTGGCAACCGTCAGCGGCCATATTAAAACTAAGCAATTATCCGGTAAGTTGAACTTATCTACCGTCAGCGGCGATATTAAAGACAATGACTCCAGCGGACGTTTACAGTTAAAAGCGGTCAGCGGCGATATTAAAAGCCGTTCAAAAGCGAGTGAGGTTTTGGTGAAAAGCGTGTCGGGAGAAGTAGATCTCAACCTTGACGAGGTGGATGAACTGGAGATTTCAACCGTTAGCGGCGACGTTGAAAGCGGCTTAATGTTAAAGGACAGCGGCATTGTCAAACTCAGCAGCATCAGCGGCGATATGGAGATAAAATTTCAGAAAGATGTCCAGGCCAGTTTCCGCTTAAATGCCAGTGCCGGCGGCGAATTGATCAATAAATTGACCTCAGATAAGGCGATTGAAGCCAAGTATGGTCCCGGCGCTAAATTGCAGTTTGCCACAGGCAACGGCAACGGCTCGGTCAGGGCCAGCACAGTCAGCGGTAACATCAAGCTTAGCGGCCGTTAA
- a CDS encoding RNA polymerase sigma factor: MDNSTIIDAQQVFLAEQEQQWIKAAQEGDQQAFHHLYQQHHRRVYALCWRMLADKHSAEDVCQEVFVQLWQKIANFRGESKFTTWLHSVATNIVLAHLRKQKNWLQRVFSIEDQPQQEDSAEMPELSGLDKHIMKLPERARLVFVLFAVEGYRHEEIANMLNMAVGSSKAQYHRARSLLKEWVEE, from the coding sequence TTGGATAATTCAACAATAATTGATGCGCAACAGGTATTCCTTGCCGAGCAGGAGCAGCAATGGATTAAAGCTGCCCAGGAGGGGGATCAACAGGCATTTCATCATTTATATCAGCAGCACCATCGCAGGGTTTATGCGTTGTGCTGGCGTATGCTGGCGGATAAACACAGCGCCGAAGATGTTTGTCAGGAAGTTTTTGTGCAGTTATGGCAAAAAATTGCCAATTTTCGCGGTGAAAGCAAATTCACCACCTGGCTGCACAGTGTCGCTACTAACATAGTGCTGGCACACCTGAGAAAGCAGAAAAATTGGTTGCAGCGGGTTTTCAGTATAGAAGATCAGCCGCAGCAGGAAGACAGCGCCGAGATGCCGGAATTGTCCGGGCTGGATAAACACATTATGAAATTGCCCGAGCGGGCCCGCCTGGTTTTTGTTTTATTTGCCGTTGAAGGTTACCGGCATGAAGAAATAGCCAACATGCTCAATATGGCGGTAGGGTCGAGCAAGGCGCAATATCACAGGGCGAGAAGTTTGCTTAAAGAGTGGGTGGAAGAATGA
- a CDS encoding phage late control D family protein — MKITPIFNIEANNQDISDKLMERVVSLRINQKMGLGSDSCVLVVDDHLEHRIKLPGEDEKIRISLGYAQEEDEKEKLVDFGEYNVGEFALNGPRDLLTIYGDKCLWTKALKAPVKFSWESTPEKPLLLKDLFAKVAGNHGLEAKMSPELESIVLPQIEQSESDIQLLTRLAGYYDAVCKVQENVIFFMPRGTGKTLSGKGITEVALDVEDLLSWRTLHSQYPNYQSCRAWYHDFINATRTMVEVGSGDPCFDLSYTYADEATAKWAAQTRLNHAARVAKTIEIMVIGDPDIRAGGTVSISQVREGIDGSWFVAEVEHQIDKKGFTTKVICQQLTA; from the coding sequence ATGAAGATAACACCCATATTTAATATTGAAGCCAATAATCAGGATATCAGCGACAAGCTGATGGAACGTGTGGTATCGCTGCGGATCAATCAAAAAATGGGGCTGGGCAGCGACAGTTGTGTGCTGGTGGTGGACGACCATCTTGAACACCGCATCAAGCTGCCCGGTGAAGACGAAAAAATACGCATTTCCCTGGGTTACGCCCAGGAAGAAGATGAAAAGGAGAAGCTGGTTGATTTTGGTGAGTATAATGTTGGCGAGTTTGCTCTTAATGGCCCACGAGACCTCTTAACCATTTATGGCGACAAGTGCCTGTGGACAAAAGCCCTGAAGGCGCCGGTAAAGTTCAGCTGGGAATCCACGCCGGAAAAACCTTTGCTGTTAAAAGATCTGTTTGCCAAAGTCGCCGGCAATCACGGCCTGGAAGCAAAAATGTCACCGGAACTTGAGAGCATAGTTTTGCCGCAAATCGAGCAAAGCGAAAGCGATATCCAGTTGCTGACCCGGCTGGCCGGTTATTATGATGCCGTGTGTAAGGTACAGGAAAATGTGATCTTCTTTATGCCGCGCGGCACGGGGAAAACCCTCAGCGGCAAAGGCATCACTGAGGTGGCGCTGGATGTTGAGGATTTGCTCAGCTGGCGTACCTTGCACAGCCAGTACCCGAATTATCAGTCGTGCCGGGCCTGGTACCATGACTTTATTAACGCCACCCGTACCATGGTGGAAGTCGGCTCAGGAGATCCCTGTTTTGACTTGAGCTATACCTATGCCGACGAAGCCACCGCCAAATGGGCGGCACAAACCCGGTTAAACCATGCTGCCCGGGTGGCTAAAACCATAGAAATTATGGTGATTGGCGATCCGGATATCAGGGCCGGCGGTACGGTGAGCATCAGCCAGGTCAGGGAAGGTATCGACGGTTCCTGGTTTGTGGCGGAAGTGGAGCATCAGATAGATAAAAAAGGCTTTACCACTAAAGTGATTTGCCAGCAGCTTACTGCCTGA
- a CDS encoding tail protein X has product MASVNYQTRQGDSLDYICWKHYGRQSGAVEQVLAANPGLAELGVIYPENITIVLPELAAVKTENTINIWD; this is encoded by the coding sequence ATGGCGAGTGTCAATTATCAAACCAGGCAAGGAGATAGCCTGGATTACATCTGTTGGAAGCATTATGGCCGACAGTCCGGAGCGGTAGAGCAGGTATTGGCGGCAAATCCGGGTCTGGCCGAACTCGGCGTTATTTACCCGGAAAATATCACCATAGTGTTACCTGAACTTGCGGCAGTGAAAACCGAAAATACCATCAATATCTGGGATTAA
- a CDS encoding phage tail protein — MAASNKNYMMKLGEFEFAVTAASFNKLSYASSYRWEQKEATTKKNSPLMQYIGPGERTLDIEGIIYPQMVKNGLKQVDLMREEASKGKPLALCYVESSSGGAGGVGRILGNWCISGINEQRTLFLADGNPREITFSMSLKAYKNKAG, encoded by the coding sequence ATGGCGGCAAGCAACAAAAACTATATGATGAAACTGGGGGAGTTTGAGTTTGCGGTTACCGCCGCAAGCTTCAACAAGCTCAGTTATGCTTCCAGCTACCGTTGGGAGCAAAAAGAGGCGACAACCAAGAAAAACAGTCCGTTAATGCAATATATCGGGCCGGGAGAGCGCACCCTGGATATTGAAGGCATTATCTACCCGCAAATGGTCAAAAATGGCCTGAAGCAGGTGGATCTGATGCGGGAGGAGGCCAGTAAAGGCAAGCCGCTGGCCCTTTGTTATGTCGAATCGTCGTCGGGCGGCGCCGGTGGCGTCGGCAGAATTTTAGGCAACTGGTGTATCAGCGGCATCAATGAGCAGCGCACCTTGTTCCTGGCCGACGGCAATCCGCGGGAAATCACGTTTTCCATGTCGTTAAAAGCCTATAAAAACAAAGCCGGATAA
- a CDS encoding phage tail assembly protein has protein sequence MKEHIKLAFPITIDGHEYTNLSMRRPKVRDRLMIDRNDLHESESEIHYFSHLCEVSPDVIEELDWSDFVQLREKLQLFLASRPNA, from the coding sequence ATGAAAGAACATATCAAGTTAGCCTTCCCCATTACCATAGATGGCCATGAATATACGAATCTTTCAATGCGCAGACCTAAGGTACGTGACCGTTTGATGATTGACCGTAACGACCTGCACGAATCGGAAAGTGAAATCCATTACTTTTCGCATTTGTGTGAAGTCTCCCCCGATGTCATCGAAGAGTTAGACTGGAGCGATTTCGTACAGTTAAGGGAAAAGTTGCAACTTTTTCTCGCATCCCGCCCCAACGCTTAA
- a CDS encoding phage major tail tube protein, with the protein MAISPKILKKFKLSVDGKGYLGIADEITLPKVTVKTREVTSGFQAPIELDVGQLEKLEGSITLLEYNNDVMKLMGGWGGKATTMTARGAIQAQGKDPEPVVVTLEGFFKEMDMGNWKDGEEAKLTMQYAVQRYKLEINGESIYDIDLHNDTRVINGVDQMAALRAALGE; encoded by the coding sequence ATGGCTATTTCTCCTAAAATTCTGAAAAAATTCAAATTATCCGTTGACGGTAAAGGTTACCTGGGCATCGCCGATGAAATCACCCTGCCGAAAGTCACGGTAAAAACCCGTGAAGTAACTTCAGGTTTCCAGGCGCCGATCGAACTGGATGTCGGCCAGCTGGAAAAGCTGGAAGGCTCCATCACTTTACTGGAATACAACAACGACGTAATGAAGCTGATGGGCGGCTGGGGCGGTAAAGCCACTACCATGACTGCCCGCGGCGCTATCCAGGCCCAGGGTAAAGATCCTGAGCCGGTTGTCGTTACCCTGGAAGGTTTCTTCAAAGAAATGGACATGGGCAATTGGAAAGATGGCGAAGAAGCCAAACTGACCATGCAGTATGCCGTACAAAGATACAAATTAGAGATCAACGGCGAGTCTATTTACGACATCGACCTGCATAACGACACCCGTGTCATCAACGGTGTCGACCAGATGGCCGCTTTACGTGCCGCACTAGGAGAATAA
- a CDS encoding phage tail sheath subtilisin-like domain-containing protein: MSGIFHGVEVIELDQGTRPIKTVTSSVIGLIGTAPGADADKFPLNKPVLIAGKRSEAAPLVANVVDGKEGTLPAAIDGIFDQVGAVVVVIRVEEGATPADTLTNVIGSDLSAEYEGIHAFLGAESVLGVTPRILAAPGFSQETAVATGLIAAAERLRAVVIADGPNTNDADAVTYEGNFGSKRLFLVDPHVQVFKDGATVTEPASARVAGLIAKSDNERGFWWSPSNQVINGITGTARSIDFQLGNDASRANLLNKSNIATIIRQDGFRLWGNRTTSGDDKWAFLSVVRTADMVNDSLLRAHLWAVDRNITKTYIEDVTNGVQSFLDSLKAQGAILGGKIWADEDLNTKENIQAGKIYFNFDFTPPTPAEHIVFRSILTNDYLEELV; this comes from the coding sequence ATGTCAGGTATATTCCACGGGGTAGAAGTGATCGAACTCGATCAGGGAACACGTCCAATTAAAACGGTAACAAGTTCGGTTATTGGCCTTATCGGTACTGCACCGGGTGCTGATGCCGATAAGTTTCCGCTTAACAAGCCGGTATTAATTGCCGGTAAGCGCAGTGAAGCAGCACCTTTGGTAGCGAATGTCGTTGACGGTAAAGAAGGTACTTTACCTGCGGCCATCGATGGTATTTTCGACCAGGTTGGCGCGGTAGTTGTTGTTATCCGTGTTGAAGAAGGCGCAACGCCAGCTGATACCCTTACTAACGTGATTGGTTCGGACCTTTCTGCCGAATATGAAGGTATTCACGCCTTCTTGGGTGCAGAATCCGTATTGGGCGTAACTCCCCGTATCTTAGCTGCTCCGGGCTTTAGCCAGGAGACAGCGGTAGCTACAGGCTTGATTGCTGCTGCCGAACGTTTACGTGCCGTTGTCATTGCCGACGGTCCAAATACTAATGACGCCGATGCTGTTACCTATGAAGGTAACTTCGGCTCCAAGCGCTTATTCCTGGTTGACCCTCATGTACAGGTTTTCAAAGACGGCGCTACCGTTACTGAACCAGCCAGTGCCCGCGTAGCCGGTTTGATTGCCAAGTCAGACAACGAGCGCGGTTTCTGGTGGAGCCCAAGTAACCAGGTGATCAACGGTATTACCGGTACTGCCCGCTCTATCGACTTCCAGCTGGGCAATGACGCTTCCCGCGCCAACCTGCTGAACAAGAGTAACATTGCCACTATTATCCGCCAGGACGGCTTCCGCTTATGGGGTAACCGTACTACTTCAGGCGATGACAAGTGGGCATTCTTGTCGGTTGTACGTACCGCCGATATGGTTAACGATTCACTATTACGTGCTCACTTATGGGCGGTGGATCGCAACATCACTAAAACCTACATCGAAGATGTTACCAACGGCGTACAGTCCTTCCTGGACAGCCTGAAAGCACAGGGCGCTATCCTGGGCGGTAAGATCTGGGCTGATGAAGACTTGAATACCAAGGAAAATATCCAGGCCGGCAAAATCTACTTCAACTTTGATTTCACGCCGCCTACGCCTGCCGAGCATATCGTTTTCCGCAGCATCTTAACTAACGACTACTTAGAGGAGCTTGTATAA
- a CDS encoding GPW/gp25 family protein yields MLGMNAQTGRSLSGIAHLKQSIIDILTTPKGSRVMRREYGCGLFNLVDRPYSPSLVGDVTMDISQSLALWEPRFELESVAVSKVESGKLGLDITGRYLLNGEPVKLEGLVV; encoded by the coding sequence ATGTTAGGCATGAATGCACAAACCGGGCGCAGCCTTTCCGGCATAGCCCATTTAAAACAAAGTATTATCGATATATTAACCACGCCCAAAGGCAGCCGGGTGATGCGCCGCGAATACGGCTGCGGCCTGTTCAATCTGGTTGACCGGCCCTATTCGCCGTCGCTGGTGGGGGATGTCACTATGGACATTTCCCAGTCGCTGGCCTTATGGGAGCCGAGATTTGAGCTGGAAAGCGTTGCCGTTTCCAAGGTGGAAAGCGGCAAGCTCGGCCTGGATATTACCGGCCGTTACCTGCTTAACGGCGAGCCGGTAAAACTTGAGGGCCTGGTGGTTTAA
- a CDS encoding PAAR domain-containing protein, translating into MPQVSLNGHVTDVHSLFLPGAGIATVGNFTIGGIAPLRVGDEISTHVLSTDPKVKHEKITIAAGSGSFSIGGKAVARLGDACGCGAKMAQGFATFSAGG; encoded by the coding sequence ATGCCACAGGTATCACTTAACGGTCATGTCACCGATGTCCATTCGCTTTTTTTGCCGGGAGCCGGCATTGCCACCGTCGGTAACTTTACCATTGGTGGCATAGCGCCGCTCAGGGTCGGGGACGAGATCAGTACCCATGTGCTCAGTACAGATCCTAAGGTCAAGCATGAAAAAATCACCATAGCCGCAGGTTCGGGCAGTTTTAGTATCGGCGGTAAGGCGGTAGCCCGACTCGGCGACGCCTGCGGCTGCGGCGCGAAAATGGCCCAGGGCTTTGCCACCTTTAGTGCTGGCGGCTGA
- a CDS encoding phage baseplate assembly protein V, producing MNLNQVFADIGNADLPHRLAKLISVGTIAEVDYQTARVKITIGDWLTGWLPWITARASNNLNWQAPEIDEQVLVLAPCGDIAQAVVLGAVYQQQQQELVSDIPAEERQDIERMQYLDGSVVEYNRKTHRYFFDIKGENATLDIVSAGTLNINTAADITVVTEANAKVTATENIDLEAKSVNVKASENISLDAGKDLSVKAGGNMTLEAGGNMKLNASHISAQE from the coding sequence ATGAACTTAAACCAGGTTTTTGCCGATATCGGCAATGCCGATTTACCCCACAGGTTGGCCAAGCTGATCAGTGTCGGCACTATCGCAGAGGTGGATTACCAGACCGCCAGGGTCAAGATCACCATAGGTGACTGGCTCACCGGCTGGCTGCCCTGGATAACCGCCAGGGCCAGCAATAACCTGAACTGGCAGGCGCCGGAAATCGATGAGCAGGTACTGGTGCTGGCTCCCTGCGGGGATATCGCCCAGGCGGTGGTGCTCGGTGCTGTGTATCAACAGCAGCAGCAGGAGCTGGTATCCGACATCCCGGCGGAAGAGCGCCAGGACATAGAGCGGATGCAATACCTTGACGGCAGTGTGGTGGAATACAACCGCAAAACCCACAGGTATTTTTTCGATATCAAAGGGGAAAATGCCACTTTAGATATAGTGTCCGCCGGTACCTTAAACATCAATACCGCCGCGGATATTACCGTTGTCACCGAAGCGAATGCCAAGGTGACGGCCACGGAGAACATTGATCTGGAAGCCAAATCGGTCAATGTCAAAGCCAGTGAAAATATCAGCCTGGATGCCGGTAAAGATCTCAGCGTCAAGGCGGGCGGCAACATGACCCTGGAAGCCGGCGGCAATATGAAACTTAACGCCAGCCATATCAGCGCCCAGGAATAA
- a CDS encoding choice-of-anchor R domain-containing protein has protein sequence MVQADSQGIVRGSFTVPSGVPAGTKSVTFRGEGGSFGEASYTGSGRIQVATMRRVRTFTTWRQRWDPLAQTFTLPQSRHIAGVDLWFTTKGTQTIRVQIRETATGLPNQEVLAEATLTSDDILLDGQTTRFEFAPVFLNADQEYAIVVLTDDADYEVSVAELGKYDSNQGWVTSQPYQVGVLLSSSNASTWTPHQSMDLTFRLLAAKFDETSMVLPLGEMDVDEMSNWLPLATVERPGTETDLRFEFTPQGENQPVYTCQEGEPVNLSANFTGKLDVQARLTGTDNLSPVLYPGVQAASGTLAQSADYITRAIPCGANKKVTVVFESFVPGQSRVDVFAELNGEWQQMSVDSGNAVGDDWQSLKFILDDVTSDNVRVKLVLNGSAQDRPRVRDLRVMTT, from the coding sequence ATGGTTCAAGCAGACAGCCAGGGCATAGTCCGTGGTTCTTTTACCGTACCGAGCGGTGTGCCTGCCGGCACAAAATCGGTAACTTTTCGCGGTGAAGGCGGCTCCTTCGGTGAAGCCAGCTACACCGGCAGCGGCCGTATCCAGGTAGCCACCATGCGCCGGGTACGTACCTTTACCACCTGGCGGCAGCGCTGGGATCCGCTGGCACAAACTTTTACCTTGCCGCAAAGCCGGCATATCGCCGGGGTAGACCTGTGGTTTACCACTAAAGGCACGCAAACCATCCGGGTGCAGATCCGCGAAACCGCCACCGGCTTACCCAACCAGGAAGTGCTGGCGGAAGCAACGCTAACCAGCGACGACATTTTACTAGACGGCCAGACCACACGTTTTGAATTTGCCCCGGTATTTTTAAATGCCGATCAGGAATACGCGATTGTGGTGTTAACCGACGATGCCGACTATGAAGTGTCGGTGGCGGAGCTGGGTAAATACGACTCCAACCAGGGCTGGGTAACCAGCCAGCCTTATCAGGTAGGGGTCTTGCTGTCATCGAGTAATGCCAGCACCTGGACGCCGCACCAAAGCATGGATTTAACTTTCCGTTTATTGGCGGCGAAGTTTGATGAAACTTCCATGGTATTGCCTTTGGGCGAAATGGATGTCGATGAAATGTCCAACTGGTTGCCTTTGGCCACAGTGGAACGTCCGGGCACGGAAACCGACCTGCGTTTCGAATTTACCCCGCAGGGTGAAAATCAGCCTGTGTATACCTGCCAGGAAGGCGAGCCGGTTAACCTGTCCGCCAACTTCACCGGCAAACTTGATGTCCAGGCACGCCTGACCGGTACCGACAATCTGAGCCCGGTGTTATATCCGGGCGTCCAGGCGGCATCGGGCACCTTGGCGCAGAGCGCCGATTATATTACCCGGGCAATCCCCTGCGGCGCCAATAAAAAGGTAACTGTAGTTTTCGAATCTTTCGTCCCGGGCCAGTCCCGCGTTGATGTTTTTGCCGAACTGAACGGCGAGTGGCAGCAAATGTCGGTGGACTCAGGCAATGCCGTGGGAGACGACTGGCAGAGTCTGAAGTTTATTTTAGATGATGTGACCAGCGACAACGTCCGGGTCAAGCTGGTGCTTAACGGCAGCGCCCAGGACAGGCCCCGCGTGCGTGACTTAAGGGTAATGACCACTTAA